One Exiguobacterium sp. BMC-KP genomic window, ACGTTGCGTCACTTCCATTGTATTGCATCGGTGTTCGCTGTACTTTCCATGACTTCTCTTTCTCCGGATCAAAATTCCAATCGCGATCTTCTTCCTTCTCTGCTTCCCATTCATAGGGATCACCATGAATTAAATTTACTTCACGAACATCATCCTTAGCCGTCATAAGTCGAATATGGACGGTCCTTTGATCATAGGCATAAACGAATGGTGATAATGCGCGATGAACTACCCCAGCTTGATTCAAATTCTGCCACTCTCCCTTAAATTGATATATCTCTAACGGTAAAGTTCCTTTCTTCAGCTTCACCTAAACGTTTTTAAAGGAAATTCAACTGTTCCACCGACATTTTAGTTCAGTCTGTCAGGTAGTTTAAGGTATACTGATAACGCATAGGAAATCACGGATTTCTGACATTACGGAAAGAGAGTGGATACGAAATGGGTCGTAAATGGAATAACATTAAAGAAAAAAAGGCATCAAAAGACAAAAATACGAGTCGGATCTACGCAAAGTTCGGTCGTGAGATTTACGTAGCGGCAAAACAAGGAGAACCAGATCCTGAATCTAACCAAGCATTGAAGGTCGTTTTAGAACGAGCGAAGACATATAACGTTCCCCGTGCAATCGTCGATCGCGCAATCGAAAAAGCAAAAGGTGGAGCGGAAGAAAACTACGATGTGCTTCGGTATGAGGGATTCGGACCAAGCGGTTCAATGGTAATTGTTGAAACATTGACGAACAACGTCAACCGGACAGCTTCAGACGTCCGCGCTGCGTTTGGCAAAAATGGCGGAAACATGGGCGTTAGTGGATCCGTCGCTTACATGTTCGATGCGACTGCTATCTTTGCGTTTGAAGGAAAATCGGCAGATGACGTATTAGAATTGATGATGGAAGCGGATATTGATGTCCGCGATATCCTCGAAGAAGACGAGTCTGTCATCATCTATGCCGAGCCGGAACAGTTCCATGCTGTTCAAGAAGCGTTAAAAGCTGCAGGTATTACAGAGTTCTCACTTGCTGAACTCGTCATGCTGGCGCAAAATGAAGTCGCTTTGTCTGAAGACGACGTTGCACAATTCGAGAAAATGATTGATGCACTTGAAGACTTGGAAGATGTTCAACAGGTTTATCATAACGTAGAGCTATAATTAAAAAAGACAAGGAGCTGGTCACGACCAGCTCCTTGTCTTTTTTATTGTAGAATCCCTATATCGGTTAACGCCCAAACTCGGTAACGCACCGTCTGCACTCATCATAATGTATGAAACGCGTTTCATAACAAGAAGAAAAAAAGATTCATTTCTAATGTTTATTTCTTCAAGTTAATGGGAATAGTAATATTCGGAGTTGATTATAACTTATTTTGTTTTGAAGAAATAAAGGGAGGAACGAACGATGACATATTCTTTAATCGAAACATTCAAACACATCGTAAGCGAGGCAACCCGCTTTAAGCGCGTTGATTTCGGAGGTTACGACATTTATATGCAGACAACAGACGGACGAACAATTACGGCACACATCCGCTACGATGGTGGTGGTACAGACTTTAACGAGGCCTACCTGATGCTTGAATCAAGTACTGGTCAACGCCGTACGGTAACATTAACACTCTATCAGTTCGAACATCTCTCTTCTTATACGGCACACAGTGAACGGACACATGCCCTTGTCACAACGAGTGCTTGATTCAAAAAACACGCCTCTCATTCGAGAGACGTGTTTTTTAGTCTTCTTCTTGCTCTAGACGTTCGAGTTCCGCATGTGTTTGTGGAAATCCATTCGCTTGCCAGTCAGCGCGATGAATGGAGTCCAGTTGCGTTAAACCAACTTCTGCCGGATCGCGCTTCGCATCAACACTTGGTCGATGGTCAATATCGTCAGATGATGTTTTCCGTTGTTGATATTGTTGATATGCGATTGTTCCAATCGCTGCTAATCCACCTAAAATGACACCTGTCTTAAATGTGGCACGCATGAGATTTCCCCCTCTATGATCGATACATTGACTCTTGATAACTGTACCCGTGTTGACTGAATTTGAATCCTTTCCATGAGTTATCAACCGTTTTTTAAAAAAAATCAAAAAAAAAATTTAGTCTTTTCTGCCGTGTTCCTACATATTTAATAATTACGAGGAAAAATGGCTCTATCCCTTATGCTTCAACGCTTCACGTCATGCAAGAAGGAAAAAAGTACGCTATACTTGATTCAGAAACATCTTCGACGAACAAAATGAATCATGTCTTCTACTGGACAGTTCCGAGCTTCAATGGCTTGCGTTCGCGTCCCTTTTTCATTTTTGGTCGTCGATGTCACAAAGGAGGGAATTTCGTGTCCGTGATGCACGGGGCTATCTTACTGCCCATATTGATCAGTCTTTTCATTCCGCTTCTAGCGAAACGAATTCCGACTATTCATACCGGTTGGTTTGTACTTGTCGTACCTGTACTGCTCGTTTCGTATTTTAGCCGCTTTCTCCCTGGTACGATGTCGGGTGAGACGTATACGGCACGCATGCCATGGTTACCATCGCTCGGTATCGATTTCGTTACGTATCTTGACGGACTTGGCTTGTTATTCGCATTGTTGATTACCGGAATTGGTTCACTCGTCGTTCTTTATTCCATTTTTTATCTTGATGCGAAAAAAGAGTCACTCGGAACGTTTTATGTCTATTTATTAATGTTCATGACTGCAATGCTTGGTGTCGTGCTGTCAGACAACATGGTCGTTCTCTATCTATTCTGGGAATTGACATCAATCTCGTCTTTCTTATTGATTGCCTACTGGTACGAGCGTGAACGCTCTCGCTATGGCGCTCAAAAATCAATGCTGATCACTGTCTTCGGTGGACTGGCAATGCTTGGTGGAATCGCGATCCTCTCCACATTAAGCGGCTCACTCAGTATCCGGGAGACGTATGCATCGCTTGCATCAATTCAAGGCGAGCC contains:
- a CDS encoding YebC/PmpR family DNA-binding transcriptional regulator yields the protein MGRKWNNIKEKKASKDKNTSRIYAKFGREIYVAAKQGEPDPESNQALKVVLERAKTYNVPRAIVDRAIEKAKGGAEENYDVLRYEGFGPSGSMVIVETLTNNVNRTASDVRAAFGKNGGNMGVSGSVAYMFDATAIFAFEGKSADDVLELMMEADIDVRDILEEDESVIIYAEPEQFHAVQEALKAAGITEFSLAELVMLAQNEVALSEDDVAQFEKMIDALEDLEDVQQVYHNVEL